One genomic segment of Ignavibacteriota bacterium includes these proteins:
- a CDS encoding acyl-CoA dehydrogenase family protein — MDFNLSEEQNLIRKSVREFAEQEIQPVAKELDENEKFSIKLTERMGELGLFGMYLPEKYGGSGMDTLSYIIAVEELARIDGSQAATLAAHNSLGIGPIFYYGSEKQKENYLPKLCTGKALWSFGLTEPDAGSDSRGTKTTAKLVSGNWIINGSKIFITNGSTEITIGSTVQAITGEIEDRKIFSTIIIENGTKGFSSFPMKGKMMWRASNTSELFFEDCNVPEENLLGAVGEGSHIMLSTLDNGRLSIAAMGLGLAQGAYEMALKYSNERKQFGRTISKFQIIAFKLADMALKIELGRNLLYKACWLKDSKKSFAKEAAMAKLYCSEIAKEVADEAVQIHGGYGLMKEYDIERFYRDQRLLQIGEGTSEIQRLIISRYIGC, encoded by the coding sequence ATGGATTTTAATTTAAGCGAAGAACAAAATTTAATAAGAAAATCTGTTCGTGAATTTGCCGAACAAGAAATTCAGCCAGTTGCAAAAGAATTGGATGAAAACGAAAAATTTTCCATAAAACTTACCGAGCGAATGGGTGAGCTTGGTTTATTTGGAATGTACCTTCCGGAAAAATATGGCGGAAGCGGAATGGATACGTTATCGTACATAATTGCCGTAGAAGAATTGGCTCGAATTGATGGCTCACAAGCTGCAACTTTGGCGGCTCATAATTCATTGGGAATTGGACCAATATTTTATTATGGATCAGAAAAGCAAAAAGAAAATTATCTTCCAAAATTATGCACCGGAAAAGCACTTTGGTCATTTGGTTTAACTGAACCGGATGCGGGTTCTGATTCAAGAGGAACAAAAACCACAGCAAAGTTAGTTAGTGGAAATTGGATAATAAATGGTTCGAAAATATTTATTACAAATGGTTCAACTGAAATAACAATTGGCTCAACAGTTCAAGCAATAACCGGCGAAATTGAAGATAGAAAAATATTTTCAACAATAATTATTGAAAACGGAACGAAAGGATTTTCCTCATTCCCAATGAAAGGTAAAATGATGTGGAGAGCTTCCAATACATCTGAATTATTTTTTGAGGACTGCAACGTTCCGGAAGAAAATTTATTAGGTGCAGTTGGTGAAGGATCGCATATAATGTTAAGCACTTTAGATAACGGTAGATTATCAATTGCAGCAATGGGATTAGGCTTAGCGCAAGGCGCTTATGAAATGGCTTTAAAATATTCTAATGAGAGAAAACAGTTCGGCAGAACAATTTCTAAATTTCAGATAATTGCTTTCAAACTTGCCGATATGGCGTTAAAAATTGAACTTGGAAGAAATTTATTATATAAAGCATGCTGGCTAAAAGATTCAAAGAAATCATTTGCAAAAGAAGCTGCAATGGCAAAATTATATTGTTCGGAAATTGCAAAAGAAGTTGCCGATGAAGCAGTTCAAATCCATGGCGGATATGGATTAATGAAAGAATATGATATTGAAAGATTTTATCGTGATCAGCGATTGCTTCAAATTGGTGAAGGAACTTCGGAAATTCAGAGATTAATAATTTCAAGATATATTGGTTGTTGA
- a CDS encoding histidine triad nucleotide-binding protein, whose protein sequence is MNTIFTKIINREIPANIVYETENVLAFRDINPQAPVHILIIPKIEILKVTDIKSMEHASLLGEMIDAANIIAKNEGIAEDGFRLVFNCGNNGGQEVYHLHLHLLGGRKMNWPPG, encoded by the coding sequence ATGAACACAATTTTCACAAAAATAATAAATAGAGAAATTCCAGCAAATATTGTTTACGAAACAGAAAATGTATTAGCATTTAGAGACATAAATCCGCAAGCTCCGGTGCATATTTTAATTATTCCAAAAATCGAAATCCTAAAAGTTACAGATATTAAAAGTATGGAGCATGCTTCTCTTTTAGGAGAAATGATTGATGCCGCAAATATTATTGCAAAAAATGAAGGAATTGCAGAAGATGGTTTTAGATTAGTTTTTAATTGCGGAAATAACGGTGGTCAAGAAGTTTACCATTTACATCTGCATTTATTAGGCGGAAGAAAAATGAATTGGCCTCCGGGATAG
- a CDS encoding transposase encodes MNSLTFHRRNLPHFYRPNSTYFVTFRVKNSIPLDVLLQLNTKFNEVKLNAAANNIYEINNEYFFEYDNLIHKYELGYYLNNFDLANVVKFEIHKFDKKEFKLICYSIMPNHVHLIFHLLENARNVGKIMQTLKRIAAFRMNCILNKTGSFWQSESYDHIVRNPDELEKLIEYVLMNPVKAGIVEDWRDFEYNFLAEKL; translated from the coding sequence ATGAATTCTTTAACATTTCATAGAAGAAACCTTCCTCACTTTTATCGTCCAAATTCGACATACTTTGTTACTTTCAGAGTCAAAAATTCAATTCCTTTAGATGTTTTATTGCAGCTGAATACCAAATTTAATGAAGTAAAATTAAACGCTGCAGCAAATAATATTTATGAAATCAATAATGAATACTTCTTTGAATATGATAATCTGATTCACAAATATGAACTTGGTTATTACTTAAATAATTTTGATTTAGCAAATGTTGTGAAATTTGAGATTCATAAATTTGATAAGAAAGAATTTAAACTAATTTGTTATTCAATTATGCCGAATCATGTACATCTTATTTTTCATTTGCTTGAAAATGCAAGAAATGTTGGGAAAATAATGCAGACTTTAAAAAGAATTGCTGCGTTTAGAATGAATTGTATTCTTAACAAAACGGGAAGTTTTTGGCAATCGGAAAGTTATGATCATATTGTCCGTAATCCAGATGAACTTGAGAAATTAATAGAATATGTTTTGATGAATCCGGTAAAAGCCGGAATTGTTGAGGATTGGAGAGATTTCGAATACAATTTTTTAGCTGAAAAATTATAA
- a CDS encoding T9SS type A sorting domain-containing protein, with amino-acid sequence MKTYISIFSAFLLIFTTLYSQGLNGPTSWETIGNTFSQPNVHLQLGRNFYDWYGSGDVNNDEVIDNNDLIAINNGVKNDRSDVDGDGISSASNDKLVLQNYLNKNIDYLPSHWNYLNKEEKTSWLEKIIKINDAINYGGTGWFCRNYINQMEIDFYGISNIEGYIEYKKDLGEVEYNKEDNAKFNIPLQYFSTKSTSGVDHAISGTLVGNNPLDFNDWYFVGYENDNRVFPGDYALDEDGFAYMGKSAYIEDDIFHNRFFTFINNFLSFNLTDGEAIMDYYDVNGLLLTDPSNFTIDVLDPIDKTLNYQVNLNTTSNVTGYPEVNVSNGFEAILTYSDGSNVPTNATYPNIEYYFDRTWTGEATSSSLVTKRDSEVQRIYVKDNESPTGNIPVDINLINEQVVSNGGLSASLTGEIINVKDNSNLPVNVNVDYQLKSETDEERIYNSIFTLTDVFGNVKTYSTQKITVLYSQISIQSLTDLLVNAEKNQDLSPQGLKEKGYNSEPKVTISNSTSDYTLTYFDKDTIYHSSLFPWAEREFTRIFIAQLNSDGIADTMQHKIIVKDLENPFVENLEAITITDKDSLHPSVTGYPKITDNVAVQDTIITYNLVSENSTERNYNAVATVTDVFGNVTTYTYQIVTVTIVTDVAENNNLPTEYKLSQNYPNPFNPTTTINYSIKNSNHVKLVIFDILGNEIIRLVDKYQKSGNYNIEVDASKLCAGVYFYKLICGNFIVTKKMVVLK; translated from the coding sequence ATGAAAACTTACATTTCCATATTTTCTGCGTTCTTGCTAATCTTCACAACTTTATATTCTCAAGGACTCAATGGTCCAACTTCTTGGGAAACAATTGGAAATACTTTTTCTCAACCTAATGTTCATTTACAATTGGGAAGAAATTTTTATGATTGGTATGGAAGTGGAGATGTTAATAATGATGAAGTTATTGATAATAATGATTTAATTGCAATTAATAATGGTGTTAAAAATGATAGAAGTGATGTTGATGGAGATGGAATTTCTTCTGCAAGTAATGATAAATTAGTTTTACAAAATTATCTTAATAAAAATATTGATTATTTACCCAGTCATTGGAATTATTTAAATAAGGAAGAAAAAACTTCTTGGTTAGAGAAAATTATTAAGATAAATGATGCAATTAATTATGGTGGTACTGGATGGTTTTGTAGAAATTATATAAATCAAATGGAAATTGATTTTTATGGAATTTCAAATATTGAGGGGTATATTGAGTATAAAAAAGATTTAGGGGAGGTTGAATATAATAAAGAGGATAATGCTAAATTTAATATTCCTTTACAATATTTTTCAACTAAAAGTACTTCAGGTGTTGATCATGCTATTTCTGGAACTCTTGTTGGAAATAATCCTTTAGATTTTAATGATTGGTATTTTGTTGGATATGAAAATGATAATAGAGTATTTCCTGGAGATTATGCCTTAGATGAAGATGGTTTTGCATATATGGGCAAAAGCGCTTATATCGAAGATGACATTTTTCATAATAGATTTTTTACTTTTATTAATAACTTTCTTAGTTTTAATTTAACAGATGGTGAAGCTATTATGGATTATTACGATGTTAATGGATTACTTCTTACAGACCCAAGTAATTTTACAATTGATGTACTTGACCCTATTGATAAAACATTAAATTATCAAGTTAATTTAAATACAACCTCAAATGTTACAGGTTATCCTGAGGTAAATGTTTCAAATGGATTTGAAGCAATTTTAACTTATTCAGATGGTTCTAATGTTCCTACAAATGCAACATATCCAAATATTGAATATTATTTTGATAGAACTTGGACTGGTGAAGCCACTTCATCAAGTTTAGTTACAAAAAGAGACTCAGAAGTACAAAGAATTTATGTAAAAGACAATGAATCACCAACCGGAAATATTCCAGTTGATATAAATTTAATAAATGAGCAAGTTGTTTCAAATGGAGGATTATCAGCTTCATTAACTGGTGAAATTATAAATGTAAAAGATAATTCTAATCTTCCGGTAAATGTAAATGTTGATTATCAGTTAAAAAGTGAAACAGATGAAGAAAGAATCTATAATTCAATATTTACTTTAACAGATGTTTTCGGTAATGTAAAAACATATTCTACACAAAAAATTACAGTTCTTTATTCTCAAATAAGTATTCAGAGTTTAACAGATTTACTAGTAAATGCAGAAAAGAATCAAGATTTAAGTCCGCAAGGTTTAAAAGAAAAAGGATATAATTCAGAACCAAAAGTCACAATCAGTAATTCCACATCAGATTATACTTTAACATATTTTGATAAAGATACAATTTATCATTCTTCATTATTTCCTTGGGCAGAAAGAGAATTTACAAGAATATTTATTGCACAATTAAATTCAGATGGAATTGCTGATACAATGCAACACAAAATAATTGTAAAGGATTTGGAGAATCCGTTTGTAGAAAATTTAGAAGCAATAACAATTACGGATAAAGATTCTCTACATCCAAGTGTTACCGGATATCCAAAAATAACTGATAATGTAGCTGTTCAAGATACAATAATTACATATAATCTAGTTTCTGAAAATTCCACTGAAAGAAATTATAATGCAGTAGCAACAGTAACAGATGTATTTGGTAATGTTACAACATATACTTATCAAATAGTTACAGTTACAATAGTTACCGATGTTGCAGAAAATAATAATTTACCAACAGAATATAAACTTTCACAGAATTACCCAAATCCGTTTAATCCAACAACAACAATAAATTACTCAATTAAAAATTCAAATCATGTAAAACTTGTAATATTTGATATATTAGGAAATGAAATTATTAGGTTAGTTGATAAATATCAAAAAAGTGGAAATTACAATATTGAAGTTGATGCTTCTAAATTATGTGCTGGAGTTTATTTCTATAAGTTAATTTGCGGAAATTTTATCGTTACTAAAAAAATGGTGGTTCTAAAATAA
- the purD gene encoding phosphoribosylamine--glycine ligase — translation MKILIIGSGGREHAIGIKIFEQNKNAKIYFAPGNGGTWQIGENVNLDLLDHQTVINFCSQKEIELVIVGPEQPLVDGIADDLRNEGINVFGPSKNAARIEGDKSFAKSLMNKYNVPTAIHKTFNSSEIENAVKYLREGKFPIVIKASGLAAGKGVIIANNFSEAETAIYDIMKNSIFGEAGEKVVIEEFLEGEELSVFVVTDGKNFIILPPAQDHKRIGEGDTGKNTGGMGAYSPISFVDDILIEEIKSKVIIPTLNGLENCNSQFNGCLYCGLINTSDGIKVIEFNCRFGDPETQAVLQLIDGDFLSLLNSAAKGKIIKESVKYNGGSAICVVVASGGYPDNYEKGFEIFGLKEKFDDNIKIIHAGTKLQNGKMLTSGGRVLNIVSSIKQNDLKYCITKAYEVLDKVKFDKMYFRKDIGFKAIN, via the coding sequence ATGAAAATACTTATAATAGGTTCCGGTGGTAGAGAACATGCGATTGGAATTAAAATTTTTGAACAAAACAAAAATGCAAAAATTTACTTTGCTCCCGGAAATGGAGGCACTTGGCAAATTGGTGAAAATGTAAATTTGGATTTGCTAGATCATCAAACTGTAATAAATTTTTGTTCACAAAAAGAAATTGAATTGGTAATTGTCGGACCCGAACAACCTTTGGTAGATGGAATAGCAGATGATCTAAGAAATGAAGGAATTAACGTTTTTGGCCCAAGTAAAAATGCAGCAAGAATTGAAGGTGATAAATCATTCGCAAAAAGTTTAATGAATAAATATAATGTCCCGACTGCGATTCATAAAACATTTAATAGTTCAGAAATTGAAAATGCAGTAAAATATTTGAGAGAAGGAAAATTTCCAATTGTTATTAAAGCTTCAGGTTTAGCGGCTGGGAAAGGTGTAATAATTGCAAATAATTTTTCAGAAGCCGAAACAGCTATTTATGACATTATGAAAAATTCTATATTTGGAGAAGCTGGAGAAAAAGTAGTTATTGAAGAATTTTTAGAAGGTGAAGAACTTTCCGTTTTTGTTGTTACTGATGGAAAGAATTTTATTATACTTCCGCCAGCACAAGACCATAAAAGAATTGGCGAAGGTGATACCGGGAAAAATACCGGCGGAATGGGAGCATATTCTCCAATTTCATTTGTTGATGATATTTTAATTGAAGAAATAAAATCTAAAGTAATTATTCCAACTTTAAATGGCTTAGAAAATTGTAATTCACAATTTAACGGATGTCTTTATTGCGGATTAATAAATACAAGTGATGGAATAAAAGTAATAGAATTTAATTGCAGATTCGGTGATCCGGAAACTCAAGCAGTTTTGCAACTTATCGATGGTGACTTTTTATCATTATTAAATTCTGCAGCAAAAGGAAAAATTATTAAAGAATCTGTAAAATATAACGGAGGAAGTGCAATTTGTGTTGTTGTTGCTTCTGGTGGATATCCGGATAATTATGAAAAAGGATTTGAAATTTTTGGGTTAAAAGAAAAATTTGATGATAATATTAAGATTATTCATGCCGGAACAAAACTACAAAATGGTAAAATGTTAACATCCGGTGGGAGAGTATTAAATATTGTTTCCTCAATTAAGCAAAATGATTTAAAATATTGTATAACAAAAGCTTATGAAGTATTAGATAAAGTTAAATTTGATAAAATGTACTTTAGAAAAGACATTGGGTTTAAAGCAATAAATTGA
- a CDS encoding sigma-54-dependent Fis family transcriptional regulator, whose product MKSILIIDDEKQICESISMILEYENYSVDSTTDAKAGLKKLEYNNYDALLLDIQMPEITGFEVLNWIKENEIEISIIMISAHSNLENAIKATKLGAFDFIEKPIERDKLLISIRNAVGKTNLLKENKKLRENLTQEEIIVGESSQIKSVISLIDRVAKTESRVLITGENGTGKELVAKAIHNKSERGNKELVEVNCAAIPNELIESELFGHEKGSFTGAAQKRIGKFELADGGTLFLDEIGDMSLQAQAKVLRAIEEGVIERVGGNNKINVDVRIISATNKDLKNEIKDGNFREDLYHRLNVIPIKVPALRERKEDIPLLINHFSQKICKQNKFPNKNFTEDAIEVLKNYEWSGNVRELRNIIERIIIMISSNSITKQDVISLLPNVETKTDDIIDISNSFQEFKEKAEKVFIQKQLEINNWNISKTAEILDIQRSHLYNKMKKYGINKD is encoded by the coding sequence ATGAAATCAATTTTGATTATTGACGATGAAAAACAAATCTGCGAAAGCATAAGCATGATTTTGGAATATGAAAATTATTCCGTTGATTCAACGACTGATGCGAAAGCCGGATTAAAAAAATTGGAATACAATAATTATGATGCATTGTTGTTGGATATACAAATGCCGGAAATTACCGGATTTGAAGTTTTAAATTGGATTAAAGAAAATGAAATTGAAATCAGTATAATTATGATTTCTGCTCACAGCAATTTAGAAAATGCAATAAAAGCTACAAAACTCGGTGCTTTTGATTTTATTGAAAAACCGATTGAGCGAGACAAACTTTTAATCAGCATTAGAAATGCGGTTGGAAAAACAAATCTGCTAAAAGAGAATAAAAAATTACGAGAAAATTTAACGCAAGAAGAAATTATTGTAGGCGAAAGTTCTCAAATAAAATCTGTAATTTCCTTAATCGATAGAGTTGCGAAAACTGAATCGAGAGTTTTAATTACCGGAGAAAACGGAACCGGAAAAGAATTGGTTGCGAAAGCAATTCATAATAAAAGTGAAAGAGGAAATAAAGAATTAGTAGAAGTAAACTGCGCGGCAATTCCCAATGAACTTATTGAGTCTGAATTATTTGGACACGAAAAAGGTTCTTTTACCGGAGCTGCTCAAAAAAGAATTGGGAAATTTGAGTTAGCTGACGGTGGAACACTTTTTCTCGATGAAATTGGCGATATGAGCTTGCAAGCACAAGCAAAAGTTTTGCGTGCAATTGAAGAAGGCGTAATTGAAAGAGTCGGCGGAAATAATAAAATAAATGTTGATGTAAGAATAATTTCCGCAACAAATAAAGATTTGAAAAATGAAATTAAAGACGGAAACTTTAGAGAAGATTTATATCACCGTTTAAATGTAATTCCAATAAAAGTTCCCGCATTACGTGAACGAAAGGAAGATATTCCACTTTTGATAAATCACTTTTCCCAAAAAATTTGCAAACAAAATAAATTTCCAAATAAGAATTTTACAGAAGACGCAATTGAGGTTTTAAAAAATTATGAATGGTCCGGAAATGTTCGTGAATTAAGAAATATTATTGAACGAATAATTATTATGATTTCATCAAACTCAATTACCAAACAAGATGTGATTTCGTTACTTCCAAATGTTGAAACAAAAACTGATGATATAATTGATATTTCAAATTCGTTTCAAGAGTTTAAGGAAAAAGCAGAAAAAGTTTTTATACAAAAACAGTTGGAAATAAATAATTGGAATATTAGTAAAACCGCAGAAATTTTGGATATTCAGCGAAGTCATCTTTACAATAAAATGAAAAAGTACGGAATTAATAAAGATTAA
- a CDS encoding class I SAM-dependent methyltransferase produces the protein MSQNFDYINHYKIDAKEFDYFEERTGATEHDERRVHEYILSKIPNNIQNVLDVGCGSAWVAENYFNKNVNVVSLDLSLENVSKAKNNFPSQKHSQIIADSFHLPFMENSFNIVIASEIIEHVLNPVEFVNELFRVVKQNGKLIITTPYKEKLRYYLCIHCNKKTPVHAHIHSFDEKKLTQLCNSKKLKHTTWFTFGNKLLIFLRTYVILKYLPFSLWKFVDQIFNKIKNLPAHIIVEFYN, from the coding sequence ATGAGTCAAAACTTTGATTATATAAATCACTATAAAATTGATGCAAAAGAATTTGATTATTTTGAAGAAAGAACCGGCGCAACTGAACATGATGAACGAAGAGTTCATGAATATATACTTAGTAAAATTCCTAATAATATTCAGAACGTTTTGGATGTTGGCTGCGGTTCGGCTTGGGTTGCAGAAAATTATTTTAACAAAAATGTAAATGTTGTTTCTTTGGATTTAAGTTTAGAAAATGTAAGTAAAGCAAAAAATAATTTTCCTTCACAAAAACATTCACAGATAATTGCTGATTCGTTTCATCTTCCGTTTATGGAAAATAGTTTTAATATAGTTATTGCATCTGAAATTATTGAACATGTTCTCAATCCGGTAGAATTTGTAAATGAACTTTTTAGAGTTGTAAAACAAAACGGGAAATTAATTATTACAACTCCATATAAAGAAAAACTAAGATATTATTTGTGTATTCATTGCAATAAAAAAACTCCGGTTCACGCTCACATTCATTCATTTGATGAAAAAAAATTAACTCAACTTTGTAATTCTAAAAAGCTAAAACACACAACTTGGTTTACGTTTGGAAATAAATTATTAATTTTTCTTAGAACTTATGTTATTCTAAAATACCTACCTTTTTCACTCTGGAAATTTGTCGATCAAATATTTAATAAAATTAAAAATTTGCCGGCACATATAATTGTAGAATTTTATAACTAA
- a CDS encoding sensor histidine kinase — MTYILYQEVEKQTLANHEKQQKIFLTQLSVSIENYFSELFKSLDYFSKKENIIVINDETKIEFKYFYEAHLNELNAITRVSEDGKLLYTYPFVESVINSDISVQPHNKEIIKTHKLVISEIFTSVQGYKTIAVAYPIFKDDNYKGSISLLLKFDKMVSNFINPIVGLKDFTGIILSEEGKEIYFTEKNNFTENESVNLNKKFLENNLPKLLSGNINKLNKSFSSSENNDIEKQIVYSKVNLGNTYWIVGAVLNVSDILEVNRGFITKLAAIFISTLLFISILGYLYFSSESKNAKLLKQKEEEYKNDLVKTVEERTEELKSLNKSLEDDLKYRKHIEKQLISAIDKAEKSEKIKSNFLAQMSHEIRTPINTILSFSNLIKEKLIDKVSEELKYGFSGINRASRRLIRTIDLILNMSDVQAGTHEYLPSKFDISFIIKKILDDYKDQISEKKLKIIFNNFTQNTELIADIYSVEQIFSNLIDNAVKYTNEGSIKIDVNKDENKFLKISITDSGVGISDEYLHKIFNEFTQEDMGYTRKFEGNGLGLALVKKYCEFNNALITVKSEKGIGSTFTVTFMNVELYKKLEI, encoded by the coding sequence TTGACTTATATTTTATATCAAGAAGTTGAAAAACAAACTTTAGCAAATCACGAAAAACAGCAGAAAATATTTCTAACTCAATTATCAGTTTCAATAGAAAATTATTTTAGTGAGTTATTTAAATCTTTGGATTATTTTTCTAAAAAAGAAAATATTATCGTAATTAATGATGAAACGAAAATTGAGTTTAAATATTTTTATGAAGCACATCTAAATGAATTAAATGCAATCACTCGGGTTTCTGAAGATGGAAAATTATTATATACTTATCCCTTTGTAGAATCAGTTATTAATTCCGACATTTCCGTTCAGCCTCACAATAAAGAAATTATTAAAACACATAAATTAGTAATCAGCGAAATTTTCACTTCAGTTCAAGGATATAAAACAATAGCTGTTGCGTACCCGATTTTTAAGGATGATAATTACAAAGGTTCAATTTCACTACTTTTAAAATTTGATAAAATGGTAAGCAATTTTATTAATCCAATTGTTGGATTAAAAGATTTTACCGGAATAATTTTAAGCGAAGAAGGAAAGGAAATTTATTTTACTGAAAAAAATAATTTCACCGAAAATGAATCAGTAAACCTAAATAAAAAATTTTTAGAAAATAATTTACCAAAGTTACTAAGTGGAAATATTAACAAATTAAACAAATCTTTTTCTTCATCAGAAAATAATGATATTGAAAAACAAATTGTTTATAGTAAAGTTAATCTTGGTAATACTTATTGGATTGTTGGAGCGGTTTTAAATGTTTCTGATATACTTGAAGTTAATAGAGGATTCATCACAAAACTTGCAGCAATTTTTATATCAACACTTTTATTTATTTCAATTCTTGGTTACTTGTATTTTTCTTCGGAAAGTAAAAATGCTAAATTGTTAAAGCAGAAAGAAGAAGAGTACAAAAATGATTTAGTTAAAACAGTTGAAGAGAGAACAGAAGAATTAAAAAGCTTAAACAAATCACTTGAAGACGATTTGAAATATAGGAAGCATATTGAAAAACAATTAATTTCTGCAATCGATAAAGCCGAAAAATCAGAAAAAATTAAATCAAATTTTCTCGCACAAATGTCTCATGAAATTAGAACTCCTATAAACACAATTCTTAGTTTTTCTAATTTGATAAAAGAAAAATTAATTGATAAAGTAAGTGAAGAACTAAAATATGGTTTCAGCGGAATCAATAGAGCAAGCAGAAGACTTATTAGAACAATTGATTTAATATTAAATATGTCCGATGTTCAAGCCGGAACGCACGAATATCTTCCAAGCAAATTTGATATTTCATTTATTATTAAGAAAATATTAGATGATTATAAAGATCAAATAAGCGAAAAAAAACTAAAAATAATATTTAATAATTTTACTCAGAATACGGAATTAATTGCTGATATTTATTCTGTTGAACAGATATTTTCAAATCTAATTGATAACGCTGTTAAATATACAAATGAAGGTTCGATTAAAATTGATGTAAATAAAGATGAGAATAAATTTCTGAAAATTAGTATAACTGATTCTGGTGTTGGAATTTCGGATGAATATTTACATAAAATATTTAATGAATTTACGCAAGAAGATATGGGTTATACAAGAAAGTTTGAAGGAAATGGTTTAGGTTTGGCTTTAGTAAAAAAATATTGTGAATTTAATAATGCTTTAATTACCGTAAAAAGTGAAAAGGGAATTGGTTCAACATTTACAGTAACTTTTATGAATGTTGAATTGTATAAAAAGTTAGAAATTTAA